A stretch of DNA from Streptomyces gobiensis:
ACAACAGGCGGCGGCCGGCTGATTCATCCTCATGGCTCAGAGTTCGATCGGCCGGTACTTCAGGGCCTCGTCGACGATCTCCTCCGCAGATGCATCCTGGAGGTCGTCCGAGGGATGGAAGACCAGGTCACTGACTCGGGGATGCGACACATTCGCTTCGAGGAGCTGCACGTAGTAGCCGCTCTCCGGGTCAGCCGCAAGGAGTCTGCGGACGATTTCGACGAGCTCGC
This window harbors:
- a CDS encoding bacteriocin immunity protein, producing the protein MAEFAREAARPPRLRVADITRGELVEIVRRLLAADPESGYYVQLLEANVSHPRVSDLVFHPSDDLQDASAEEIVDEALKYRPIEL